One segment of Corynebacterium atrinae DNA contains the following:
- a CDS encoding YbaB/EbfC family nucleoid-associated protein: MTQPDMAQILAQAQEMQAQLQQAQAEILATNVTGTAGNGLVTVTITGGGEVQEVIIDPQVVDPEDVETLQDLVTGAFRDAHEKAGQLAVEKMGPLSQGGDPFGGMLG; encoded by the coding sequence ATGACCCAGCCCGATATGGCCCAGATCCTCGCTCAGGCTCAGGAGATGCAGGCGCAGCTCCAGCAGGCGCAGGCCGAAATCCTCGCCACCAATGTCACCGGGACCGCCGGCAACGGCCTCGTCACCGTGACCATTACCGGCGGCGGCGAAGTCCAGGAAGTGATCATCGATCCGCAGGTCGTCGACCCGGAGGACGTAGAGACCCTGCAGGACCTGGTCACCGGGGCTTTCCGCGATGCCCACGAGAAGGCCGGCCAGCTGGCCGTGGAGAAGATGGGCCCGCTGTCGCAGGGCGGCGATCCCTTCGGCGGAATGCTCGGCTAG
- a CDS encoding flavin monoamine oxidase family protein yields the protein MSNKKVIIIGAGFAGLVAARELQTAGIEYEILEAKDRIGGRAWTEERMGRPLELGATWVHWFQAHIWTEIMRYGQRKEIHASPAGNDAHWITEGKVVRGTEADIDGKLSAAMHATYEGNHEYFPNPFDPLWVMSDDFDGPDEVRERFMQDDQKNAIDLVVEAGLDQEAIDLVDAFWSAGYIGDPYTGSALMAKQWGALSDNRYQVMEDITLKWKLKNGMQSLYNGIAGDLTGPLRLEAPVVKVEHHAGGATVTTEDGQNIEAAAVICTVPVGALGNIEFSPLLPEKIQQVIDDKWNSQGAKIWIKVKGHHRFLGYAPKPAKMSIVRSEYFMDDDTTILVGFGYDNTNIDLNSIEDAQDVINQWRDDLEVVDATGHNWVADKWAGQAWGTLRKGQFIEGWSLFDEVDSSLYFAGSDYAYGWRGVCVDGAVEKGMTTARRVINDL from the coding sequence ATGTCGAACAAGAAAGTCATCATTATTGGCGCCGGTTTCGCTGGCCTCGTGGCAGCACGAGAACTACAGACCGCCGGCATCGAATACGAAATCCTCGAGGCAAAGGACCGCATTGGTGGTCGAGCGTGGACCGAGGAGCGCATGGGCCGACCACTCGAGCTCGGCGCCACCTGGGTCCACTGGTTTCAAGCACACATCTGGACCGAGATCATGCGCTATGGACAACGCAAGGAGATCCACGCTTCCCCGGCCGGAAACGATGCCCACTGGATTACTGAGGGCAAGGTCGTTCGCGGTACCGAAGCGGACATTGATGGCAAGCTATCCGCCGCCATGCACGCTACCTACGAGGGCAATCACGAGTACTTCCCGAACCCCTTCGACCCGCTGTGGGTCATGTCAGACGACTTCGATGGTCCAGACGAGGTCCGCGAGCGGTTCATGCAGGATGACCAGAAGAACGCCATTGATCTGGTGGTTGAGGCTGGCCTCGACCAGGAAGCCATCGATCTCGTCGATGCTTTCTGGTCTGCCGGGTATATCGGAGATCCTTACACCGGGTCCGCGCTCATGGCTAAGCAATGGGGCGCCCTCTCTGACAACCGTTACCAGGTAATGGAGGACATCACTCTTAAGTGGAAGCTTAAGAACGGCATGCAGTCGCTGTACAACGGCATTGCCGGGGATCTGACCGGACCGCTCCGATTGGAGGCGCCGGTGGTCAAGGTTGAGCATCACGCCGGCGGCGCCACCGTCACCACCGAAGACGGTCAGAATATTGAGGCAGCTGCGGTCATCTGCACCGTTCCTGTGGGGGCGCTTGGGAACATCGAGTTTTCGCCGTTGTTGCCGGAGAAGATCCAGCAGGTGATTGATGATAAGTGGAACTCGCAGGGTGCCAAGATCTGGATCAAAGTTAAGGGGCACCACCGCTTCCTGGGCTACGCCCCGAAACCGGCAAAGATGTCGATCGTGCGTTCCGAATACTTCATGGACGACGACACCACCATCCTCGTGGGGTTCGGATACGACAACACCAACATCGACCTCAACTCGATTGAGGATGCGCAGGACGTGATCAACCAGTGGCGTGATGACCTTGAGGTCGTCGACGCGACTGGCCACAACTGGGTGGCCGACAAGTGGGCAGGCCAGGCGTGGGGCACGTTACGCAAGGGTCAGTTCATTGAAGGGTGGAGCCTCTTCGATGAGGTTGATTCCAGCCTCTACTTCGCTGGCTCCGACTATGCCTACGGGTGGCGTGGTGTGTGTGTCGATGGTGCGGTGGAAAAGGGGATGACTACTGCCCGCCGGGTCATCAACGATCTCTGA
- a CDS encoding suppressor of fused domain protein — MVWRRVCCSRPSRSWGRSPLNIDETTFWLGQLFPTPPVFDEARDIGMVALESDQVLGVTRTFAEVDTGLEAIEEGLPVRSEIVSVARATPEQVAGALEAATNKLRSTGGFVPAQPGTLLPQLLDQEDLSVQHGLFVPPYLWGGETPRVTEPDRLTVLLQLVMLTDAEYAFAVEEGVGSLQQALVEAEIDLLDWQR; from the coding sequence ATGGTGTGGCGACGTGTGTGCTGCTCGCGGCCGTCGAGAAGCTGGGGGCGTAGCCCCCTGAACATCGACGAGACCACTTTCTGGCTGGGGCAGCTGTTCCCCACGCCGCCCGTTTTCGACGAGGCGCGCGACATTGGCATGGTGGCGCTGGAGAGCGATCAGGTCCTTGGCGTCACGCGCACGTTCGCTGAGGTGGATACGGGTCTAGAGGCGATCGAGGAGGGGCTGCCTGTCCGCTCTGAGATCGTGTCGGTGGCGCGCGCGACCCCGGAGCAGGTGGCGGGGGCGCTGGAGGCGGCCACGAACAAGCTCCGTTCCACCGGCGGATTCGTTCCGGCCCAGCCGGGTACGCTCCTGCCGCAGTTGTTGGACCAGGAAGATCTCAGCGTTCAGCACGGTTTGTTCGTGCCGCCGTACTTGTGGGGCGGGGAGACGCCGCGGGTGACGGAACCCGATCGGCTCACGGTCTTGCTGCAACTTGTCATGCTCACGGACGCCGAGTACGCCTTCGCCGTCGAGGAAGGCGTGGGTTCGTTGCAGCAGGCGCTGGTGGAGGCGGAGATCGATCTTCTCGACTGGCAGCGCTAA
- a CDS encoding DNA polymerase III subunit gamma and tau, giving the protein MALYRKYRPASFADVVGQEQVTRPLSVALDSGRINHAYLFSGPRGCGKTSSARILARSLNCIEGPTSNPCGVCPSCISLAPGGSGNLDVTELDAASYRGVDDMRELRDKAYFAPAESRYRVFIIDEAHMITREGSNALLKIVEEPPEHLIFIFATTEPEKVIGTIRSRTHHYPFRLLTPQAMRGLLERTVASEGVHVEDSVYPLVIRAGGGSPRDSLSILDQLIAGAGPQGLTYELALPLLGVTDLSLIDAAVDALAAGNSAALFTAVDDVVEAGHDPRRFVEDLLDRFRDLMVLQAVPEALDLGLVDAPTDRAEILRAEAAQFTGAQLAHLSTTVNERIADMRGATSPRLLLEILCAHLLLPAQPMVAAAGAAGAAQPSAPPPEPTPAPKAPTRTYERPSVRRAREEAQVKTEVKAPEPAPLADPVDSIRSRWSQIRSTIAERNSVVGIMLAEAQVLGMRDGTLIIGHNTGALANRLNEESKNKIIAAAVSEEVRSPLQVHCVVGTDTRAQGFTSQQKQPEKPPAPEPTPEPAEEPESPAPRRWGAPKPIGGSREESVPLPPEPEDDGLPPEPAPAAEPVRETSISEEEQMMAEEALRPGTLDRRDATTIAVELLEQELGARKL; this is encoded by the coding sequence GTGGCTTTATACCGGAAGTACCGTCCCGCCTCCTTTGCCGACGTCGTCGGGCAAGAGCAGGTAACTCGACCGTTGTCGGTGGCCCTCGACTCGGGCCGAATCAATCACGCGTACCTCTTTTCCGGCCCGCGCGGCTGCGGCAAAACCTCCTCCGCCCGCATCCTCGCGCGTTCGCTCAACTGCATCGAAGGCCCCACTTCCAACCCGTGTGGAGTGTGCCCCTCATGCATTTCTTTGGCGCCGGGCGGCTCCGGCAACTTGGACGTCACGGAGTTGGATGCGGCGTCCTACCGCGGCGTCGATGACATGCGGGAACTGCGCGATAAGGCGTACTTCGCGCCGGCGGAATCGCGCTACCGCGTCTTCATCATCGATGAGGCGCACATGATCACCCGCGAGGGCTCGAACGCGTTGCTCAAGATCGTCGAGGAGCCGCCGGAGCACCTCATATTCATCTTTGCCACGACGGAGCCGGAGAAGGTCATCGGCACTATCCGGTCGCGCACGCACCATTATCCTTTCCGCCTGCTCACCCCGCAGGCAATGCGCGGGCTGTTGGAGCGGACCGTCGCCTCCGAAGGCGTCCACGTCGAGGATTCCGTCTACCCGCTGGTCATCCGCGCGGGTGGTGGCTCGCCGCGCGATTCGCTGTCCATCCTGGACCAGCTCATCGCCGGCGCCGGGCCGCAGGGCTTGACGTATGAGCTCGCGTTACCGCTGCTGGGGGTCACCGATTTGTCGCTTATCGACGCCGCCGTGGACGCCCTCGCCGCCGGTAACAGCGCCGCACTGTTCACGGCGGTCGACGATGTCGTCGAGGCCGGCCATGATCCCCGCCGCTTCGTCGAGGATCTGCTCGATCGTTTCCGCGACCTCATGGTTCTCCAAGCCGTCCCCGAGGCTCTGGACCTCGGGTTGGTGGACGCCCCCACCGATCGGGCTGAGATCCTTCGCGCCGAGGCCGCGCAATTCACCGGCGCGCAGCTCGCGCACCTGTCCACCACCGTCAACGAGCGCATTGCCGACATGCGCGGCGCGACCTCCCCGCGCCTGCTCCTGGAGATCCTGTGCGCTCATTTGCTGCTACCCGCGCAGCCGATGGTCGCGGCGGCGGGCGCCGCGGGGGCAGCCCAGCCCTCGGCGCCCCCGCCCGAACCAACTCCCGCACCCAAGGCCCCCACGCGGACCTACGAGCGTCCCTCAGTGCGGCGGGCTCGGGAAGAAGCGCAGGTAAAAACAGAGGTCAAGGCACCTGAACCTGCCCCGCTCGCCGATCCGGTGGACTCGATCCGTTCCCGCTGGTCCCAGATCCGCTCCACCATTGCTGAGCGGAACTCCGTCGTGGGAATCATGCTCGCCGAGGCCCAGGTTCTGGGAATGAGGGACGGTACCCTCATCATCGGGCACAACACCGGGGCATTGGCGAACCGCCTCAACGAGGAATCCAAGAACAAGATCATCGCGGCAGCCGTGTCCGAGGAGGTGCGCTCGCCGCTGCAGGTGCACTGCGTCGTGGGCACGGACACGAGGGCGCAGGGGTTCACTTCCCAGCAGAAGCAACCCGAGAAGCCGCCCGCCCCGGAACCCACCCCAGAGCCAGCAGAGGAGCCGGAGAGTCCGGCCCCTCGCAGGTGGGGTGCCCCGAAGCCGATCGGCGGTAGCCGGGAGGAGTCGGTCCCGCTGCCCCCGGAGCCCGAGGACGACGGGCTCCCGCCCGAACCTGCACCGGCCGCAGAGCCGGTGAGGGAGACGTCGATAAGCGAAGAAGAACAAATGATGGCCGAGGAAGCGTTGCGGCCGGGGACGCTGGACCGGAGGGACGCGACGACCATTGCGGTGGAGCTGCTGGAGCAGGAGCTCGGCGCGCGGAAGTTGTGA
- a CDS encoding aminotransferase has product MTLLDFESDQLAEFAAQIRKDYDELKAKNLKLDLTRGKPSSEQLDFAESLLALPGEGDHTDADGADVRNYGNLKGITDIRNLWAEVLGIDPQLIIAGDSSSLNIMFDLISWSYTFGNNDSERPWSQEEKVRWICPVPGYDRHFTITEKFGFEMVTVPMLEDGPDVNAIKELVKDPLVKGMWAVPMFANPTGVTYSEEVSRELAAMETAAPDFRIIWDNAYAVHTLTDEFSPIIDIVSLAAQVGNPNRFWAMSSTSKITHAGAGVSFFNSSAENLAWYMDVAGVRGIGPNKVNQLAHARYFGDAEGVRAIMRKHAGSLNPKFNRVLEILDRRLGEYEVARWTKPEGGYFISIDVIDGTASRVVELAKEAGIALTGAGSSFPLKDDPNNRNIRLAPSLPPVEELEIAMDGVATCVLLAAVEKLGA; this is encoded by the coding sequence GTGACCCTCCTAGATTTTGAATCTGATCAGCTGGCCGAGTTCGCGGCGCAGATCCGCAAGGACTATGACGAGCTCAAGGCGAAGAACCTGAAGCTGGATCTCACTCGCGGCAAGCCTTCGTCGGAACAGTTGGATTTTGCGGAGTCCCTGCTGGCCCTGCCCGGGGAGGGCGACCATACGGATGCGGATGGCGCGGATGTGCGTAATTACGGCAACCTCAAGGGCATCACGGATATTCGGAACCTGTGGGCCGAGGTGCTGGGGATTGATCCGCAGCTCATCATCGCGGGTGATTCCTCTTCGCTGAACATCATGTTTGATCTGATCTCTTGGTCATACACCTTTGGCAATAACGACTCGGAGCGTCCGTGGAGCCAGGAGGAGAAAGTCCGCTGGATTTGCCCGGTGCCGGGCTATGACCGTCACTTCACCATCACGGAGAAGTTTGGTTTTGAGATGGTGACGGTGCCGATGCTGGAGGATGGCCCGGATGTCAACGCCATCAAGGAGTTGGTGAAGGATCCGCTGGTTAAGGGCATGTGGGCTGTGCCGATGTTCGCCAACCCCACAGGTGTCACCTACTCGGAGGAGGTCAGCCGCGAGCTGGCTGCCATGGAGACGGCCGCCCCGGATTTCCGGATTATCTGGGATAACGCCTACGCGGTGCACACGTTGACCGATGAGTTCTCGCCGATCATCGATATCGTGTCGCTGGCTGCGCAGGTAGGCAACCCCAATCGCTTCTGGGCGATGTCCTCGACGTCGAAGATCACCCATGCGGGTGCAGGTGTGAGCTTCTTCAACTCCTCCGCGGAGAACCTGGCGTGGTACATGGATGTGGCCGGGGTGCGCGGGATTGGTCCGAACAAGGTCAACCAACTAGCGCATGCTCGTTACTTCGGTGATGCGGAGGGTGTGCGTGCCATCATGCGCAAGCACGCCGGCTCCTTGAACCCGAAGTTCAACCGCGTGCTGGAGATCCTTGATCGCCGCCTCGGCGAGTATGAGGTGGCCCGCTGGACGAAGCCGGAGGGTGGCTACTTCATCTCCATCGACGTGATTGATGGCACCGCGTCCCGTGTCGTCGAACTGGCGAAGGAAGCCGGGATTGCTTTGACCGGGGCCGGCTCGTCCTTCCCGCTCAAGGATGATCCGAACAACCGCAACATCCGCCTCGCACCCTCGCTGCCGCCGGTGGAGGAGTTGGAGATCGCCATGGATGGTGTGGCGACGTGTGTGCTGCTCGCGGCCGTCGAGAAGCTGGGGGCGTAG